A DNA window from Pogona vitticeps strain Pit_001003342236 chromosome 2, PviZW2.1, whole genome shotgun sequence contains the following coding sequences:
- the NKX2-5 gene encoding homeobox protein Nkx-2.5 → MFPSPVTTTTPFSVKDILSLEQQQQQPPSGLASSLEQLAALGSPSSCMLATFKQESYAPEEAPLPEALSKSHANPPFPAGTFYAKSYVEMDSAKEPKGDKQELGALPKPLEPEKRDPIPATAEDPERPRPRKRRKPRVLFSQAQVYELERRFKQQKYLSAPERDHLANVLKLTSTQVKIWFQNRRYKCKRQRQDQSLEMVGLPPPPPPPRRIAVPVLVRDGKPCLGDPSPYGSPYNVALNPYSYNAYHPPYSNYNGAAAAAAAAAAACNASYSCSYPTVQSVQPPAGSGGGGGGGGNFMNFGVGELNPVQTSLPQGNAGLSTLHGIRAWKRAMPSG, encoded by the exons ATGTTCCCCAGCCCTGTGACCACCACGACGCCTTTCTCGGTCAAGGATATCTTGAgcttggagcagcagcagcagcagccgcccagCGGCTTGGCTTCTTCCCTGGAGCAGCTGGCGGCCCTGGGCTCGCCCTCGTCCTGCATGCTGGCGACCTTTAAGCAGGAGAGCTACGCGCCCGAGGAGGCCCCGCTCCCGGAGGCCCTGTCCAAAAGCCACGCCAACCCTCCTTTCCCCGCCGGCACTTTCTATGCCAAGAGCTACGTGGAGATGGACTCGGCCAAGGAGCCCAAAGGGGACAAGCAAG AGCTGGGCGCCCTCCCGAAGCCCCTGGAGCCGGAGAAGCGGGACCCCATCCCCGCCACCGCCGAGGACCCGGAGCGGCCGCGGCCGAGGAAGCGTCGGAAGCCCCGCGTGCTCTTCTCGCAGGCGCAGGTCTACGAGCTGGAGCGACGCTTCAAGCAGCAGAAGTACCTCTCCGCCCCGGAGCGGGACCACTTGGCCAACGTGCTGAAGCTGACCTCGACGCAGGTCAAGATCTGGTTCCAGAACCGGCGCTACAAGTGCAAGCGGCAGCGGCAGGACCAAAGCTTGGAGATGGTgggcctgccgccgccgccgccgccgccgcgccggATCGCCGTGCCCGTCCTGGTCCGCGACGGCAAGCCCTGCCTGGGCGACCCCTCGCCCTACGGCTCGCCCTACAACGTCGCCCTCAACCCCTACAGCTACAACGCCTACCACCCGCCCTACAGCAACTACAAcggcgctgccgccgccgccgctgctgccgccgccgcctgcaATGCCAGCTACAGCTGCAGCTACCCGACGGTGCAGAGCGTCCAACCCCCGgcgggcagcggcggcggcggcggcggcggaggcaaCTTCATGAACTTCGGCGTCGGGGAGCTGAACCCCGTCCAGACCTCGCTCCCGCAAGGCAACGCCGGCCTCTCCACCTTGCACGGCATCCGAGCCTG GAAGCGAGCCATGCCCTCCGGTTGA